From the Gasterosteus aculeatus chromosome 13, fGasAcu3.hap1.1, whole genome shotgun sequence genome, one window contains:
- the LOC120819857 gene encoding uncharacterized protein LOC120819857, which yields MPDMPASLRKKKTPNRESVSQLLDLEFSARRAFIDSFCEEDRHKKIPEDIGHVMEELQRILDKNNIHYIDELKGRWDDFCQKVQFFGVWKKLLKPSVGMDKGSQYPTCAAFIVPLFICSSEEVRTCE from the exons ATGCCCGCATCTTTGCGTAAGAAGAAAACTCCAAACCGTGAGTCCGTCTCTCAGCTCCTGGATTTGGAATTTTCAGCCAGAAGAGCATTCATTGATTCTTTTTGCGAGGAGGACAGACACAAGAAAATTCCAGAGGACATTGGACAT gtgatggaggagcttcAACGCATTCTGGACAAAAATAACATCCATTACATTGATGAGCTGAAGGGAAGATGGGACGACTTCTGCCAGAAGGTGCAGTTTTTTGGTGTGTGGAAAAAGCTGCTGAAACCCTCAGTAGGAATGGACAAAG GCTCTCAGTATCCTACGTGTGCTGCCTTCATTGTCCCCCTCTTCATCTGCTCCTCTGAAGAAGTTAGGACATGTGAGTGA